From Watersipora subatra chromosome 2, tzWatSuba1.1, whole genome shotgun sequence, one genomic window encodes:
- the LOC137387340 gene encoding uncharacterized protein, with product MKSNMATSFTHTIRTAYSTSMKDFLKQGEDIWRGKNVIHDSQGYLCMYGEEKEYGEEKEYGCMYGPERQQTQKEKYKEQRRSQNPTKRPHPQDDTSDSNTELKIRRKRSACSGRVGVRAEAMRASIDVGSIYETPQTTAL from the exons atgaaatcgaatatggcaacaagttttacacataccataaggacggcatattcaacaagcatgaaagactttttgaag caaggtgaagatatttggagaggtaagaacgtcattcatgacagtcaaggctatttatgtatgtatggcgaagaaaaagagtatggcgaagaaaaagagtatggttgcatgtacggccctgaaagacagcaaacccagaaggaaaagtacaaagaacagcggagg tcacagaatccaacaaagagaccgcatcctcaagacgatacatctgatagtaacacggag ctcaagataaggaggaaacgcagtgcttgctcaggacgggtaggagtaagagcagaggctatgcgagcttccatagatgtggggagcatctacgaaacgccacaaacgacagcattatag
- the LOC137388143 gene encoding uncharacterized protein, with product MACVNANGDKMPPFVIFKGKDLWDNWIPKSGDWPNKSYAASANGWMTSELFLNWFTKSFVPHVKGETPCLLIFDGHGSHVTVHLIKAAQMNGITIIKLLAHTSHILQPLNVACFRGLKAKWDQKLTVWQRLHVGSRPGKAEFAKLLGNVWADLTASNMISGFRGTGIYDGTIVGDLKVNRFAVSQKV from the coding sequence ATGGCTTGTGTGAATGCTAATGGTGACAAGATGCCACCATTTGTTATATTCAAAGGAAAAGATCTTTGGGATAACTGGATTCCAAAATCGGGAGATTGGCCAAATAAATCCTATGCTGCCTCTGCTAATGGATGGATGACAAGCGAACTTTTTCTTAACTGGTTTACGAAAAGCTTTGTTCCCCATGTCAAAGGTGAAACCCCTTGCCTGCTGATATTTGATGGACATGGCAGTCATGTTACAGTTCATCTGATAAAAGCCGCCCAAATGAATGGAATTACCATCATCAAGCTTCTAGCTCACACCTCACATATCCTACAACCTTTGAATGTGGCATGCTTCCGCGGTCTCAAGGCAAAATGGGATCAAAAACTGACAGTGTGGCAAAGACTACATGTTGGCTCGCGACCTGGAAAAGCTGAATTTGCAAAGCTTCTAGGCAATGTGTGGGCCGATTTAACTGCAAGTAACATGATAAGTGGTTTTAGAGGAACTGGAATTTATGATGGAACAATCGTTGGTGACCTCAAAGTCAATCGTTTTGCTGTGTCTCAAAAAGTCTGA
- the LOC137387339 gene encoding glycosaminoglycan xylosylkinase-like — translation MSRKLLKKRSLLVVGLVLTTVCFLAAEIFQDKLSDLADESQPFQSGKRNQLEDKIANYTKKFAINWYCKLPQGMTAWQLAESWITSRHITDPSESNKLGCVLAAMRNERITHADTSAKGTQLKVTLTVESGQMLVMKPKAYSGDYVMVGTAYAGKDRHNAEIAAFHLNRIIGLNRAPIIVGRKVDLESELRPVAHKNLLNTYYYQDGNSCFYGKCHYCKGPETGVCAERTNMEGSLSLWFPNSYILSKPLPHPWRRTYRPNKPAVWEKDGSYCTTVKNTRPYETPPRLLDLIDLSIFDFIISNADRHHYETFEYSKDSIVVALDNGKSFGNPYTDEITILMPLLQCCTIRRSTYDKLSDLSEGVLGQVFFQVLQTEPLAPLLTPQHFLAVDRRLQIIIRTVSDCITKKKGIEADVLVDDGYV, via the exons ATGTCGagaaagcttttaaaaaagAGATCCCTTTTAGTAGTGGGTCTTGTCTTGACGACGGTGTGCTTTCTGGCAGCAGAGATCTTTCAGGATAAGCTCTCGG ATTTAGCTGATGAATCACAACCCTTTCAGTCTGGCAAAAGAAATCAGCTGGAAGACAAAATAGCCAACTATACAAAAAAGTTTGCAATTAACTGGTACTGTAAACTCCCTCAAGGCATGACAGCTTGGCAGCTCGCTGAGTCATGGATCACGTCTCGCCATATCACAGACCCTAGTGAATCCAACAAACTTGGTTGCGTTTTGGCAGCCATGCGCAATGAGCGGATAACTCACGCTGATACAAGTGCAAAGGGAACGCAACTAAAGGTTACATTAACTGTAGAAAGTGGCCAAATGCTGGTAATGAAACCAAAGGCATACAGCGGTGATTACGTGATGGTAGGGACAGCCTATGCAGGAAAGGATAGGCATAATGCTGAGATAGCAGCATTCCACCTCAACAGGATCATTGGTCTAAATCGAGCACCAATAATCGTAGGTCGTAAGGTCGATCTTGAGTCTGAGCTTCGACCAGTTGCTCataaaaatcttttgaataCATATTACTACCAGGACGGTAATAGTTGTTTTTATGGTAAATGTCACTATTGCAAGGGACCAGAGACAGGAGTATGTGCAGAGCGTACCAACATGGAGGGTTCACTTTCACTTTGGTTCCCAAATTCATATATTCTGAGCAAGCCTTTGCCTCATCCATGGCGTCGCACCTATCGACCTAATAAACCTGCCGTATGGGAAAAGGATGGCAGCTATTGTACGACAGTGAAAAATACTCGCCCTTATGAAACGCCGCCTCGCCTACTCGACCTTATAGATTTATCGATATTCGACTTCATCATATCCAATGCCGATCGACATCATTATGAGACATTTGAATACAGCAAAGACTCGATTGTGGTGGCATTGGATAACGGTAAATCATTTGGAAATCCATATACAGATGAGATAACAATTCTCATGCCGCTGTTGCAGTGTTGCACAATTCGTCGGTCAACATATGATAAACTGTCAGATCTGTCGGAAGGTGTTTTGGGACAGGTATTTTTTCAGGTGCTTCAAACAGAGCCACTGGCTCCTCTGCTCACACCCCAGCATTTCTTAGCCGTAGATAGACGACTCCAAATAATCATTCGCACTGTTAGTGATTGTATAACAAAGAAGAAGGGTATAGAGGCCGATGTACTGGTAGATGATGGATATGTTTGA